A region of Flavobacterium album DNA encodes the following proteins:
- a CDS encoding serine hydrolase domain-containing protein, translating to MKKYISRSLNLLCLFSVAMLFASCTIGRFVYYNFANITDHKIFPSRTAKSDSIKFHYAVSKKPKAPKTLTVGNKETTFDDYLKNSNTVAFIIIKNDSIQYEKYFSGYNEESVVASFSMAKSVTSILIGCALDDGLIKSIEEPMVNYIPELNHDGLEKVTIKDLLDMKSGIRFNESYVNPFGDAATYYYGRNLRSAIKRRKLAHAPGGEFEYSSGDTQLLGLVLERALKGKTITNYLEEKLWKPLGMEYDATWSLDKKKDGLEKTFCCINARARDFAKLGRLYLNKGNWNGKQIVSSQWVKESTTPTPGNQEYTNQWWLNGDGSYSAKGILGQYIYVNPAKNLIIVRLGKNHGNTDWDGLFASLAAKY from the coding sequence ATGAAAAAGTACATTTCCCGAAGCTTAAACCTTTTATGCCTGTTCAGTGTTGCAATGCTTTTTGCATCCTGTACAATAGGCCGTTTTGTTTATTACAATTTTGCCAATATCACCGACCACAAGATCTTCCCGTCACGCACTGCGAAGTCCGACTCGATAAAATTCCACTATGCGGTATCTAAAAAGCCAAAAGCTCCTAAAACGCTTACTGTCGGAAATAAAGAGACCACTTTTGATGATTACCTGAAAAACAGCAATACGGTTGCCTTTATCATCATTAAAAACGACAGCATCCAGTATGAAAAATATTTCAGCGGCTACAATGAGGAATCGGTGGTGGCATCCTTCTCCATGGCAAAATCAGTAACATCGATATTGATAGGATGCGCCCTGGACGATGGACTTATCAAATCAATAGAGGAGCCGATGGTAAATTATATTCCTGAACTAAACCACGACGGCCTTGAAAAGGTGACTATTAAAGACCTGTTGGATATGAAGAGCGGTATCAGGTTCAATGAGAGCTATGTGAACCCTTTTGGCGACGCGGCGACTTATTATTACGGACGAAACCTTCGCAGTGCCATAAAGCGCAGGAAGCTGGCCCATGCGCCCGGTGGTGAATTTGAATACAGCAGTGGCGATACCCAGCTGTTAGGCCTTGTTCTTGAGCGGGCGCTGAAAGGCAAAACCATAACGAATTATCTTGAAGAAAAGCTATGGAAGCCTTTGGGTATGGAATATGATGCCACCTGGAGCCTCGACAAAAAGAAGGATGGACTCGAAAAAACATTTTGCTGCATCAATGCAAGGGCAAGAGATTTTGCGAAGTTAGGCAGGCTGTACCTTAACAAAGGCAACTGGAATGGAAAGCAGATCGTTAGCAGCCAATGGGTTAAAGAGTCTACTACGCCGACACCCGGCAATCAGGAATACACCAATCAATGGTGGCTTAACGGCGATGGAAGTTATTCTGCTAAGGGTATCTTAGGACAATATATTTATGTAAATCCTGCGAAGAACCTCATCATTGTAAGGCTTGGTAAAAACCACGGAAATACTGATTGGGATGGCTTATTCGCTTCGCTGGCCGCTAAGTATTAA
- the rho gene encoding transcription termination factor Rho: MFDISELKEMKLPELQEIAKKAKINKYRGLKKDELVYQILDHQAANPAIIKPLFEEAAPVAEKETPAEPSEKGKRLRISKNPDDRKEIIRPKAKQSVEAAPAPSEEQLPQNDINETPSVTENPVEAKKEFQPKPRIIKEKAEAKPAEAAPETPVKAEPKAERAQEDNKKIIIPAKENRNKPEAAGENKPKRQLTEEERQAQIERANANNPNHPSYKGNKDKQQQPQQNADVATNTPHVQKKQNYREPDYEFEGIIESEGVLEMMPDGYGFLRSSDYNYLASPDDIYLSNSQVRLFGLKTGDTVKGVVRPPKEGEKYFPLVKVNKINGHDPQVVRDRVSFEHLTPLFPEEKFNLADRQSTISTRIIDLFSPIGKGQRGMIVAQPKTGKTMLLKDIANSIAANHPEVYLIVLLIDERPEEVTDMQRSVRGEVIASTFDEPADRHVKVANIVLEKAKRLVECGHDVVILLDSITRLARAYNTVQPASGKVLSGGVDANALQKPKRFFGAARNIEGGGSLSIIATALTDTGSKMDEVIFEEFKGTGNMELQLDRKIANKRIFPAIDLTSSSTRRDDLLLDAKTIQRMWIMRKYLADMNPVEAMDFINDRFKKTRNNEEFLISMNDD; this comes from the coding sequence ATGTTTGATATTTCCGAATTGAAAGAAATGAAGCTTCCTGAGCTTCAGGAAATTGCAAAAAAAGCAAAAATTAACAAATACAGAGGTTTAAAAAAAGACGAGCTTGTCTACCAGATTTTAGACCACCAGGCTGCCAACCCGGCCATCATAAAACCACTTTTTGAAGAAGCTGCCCCGGTAGCAGAGAAAGAAACGCCTGCTGAGCCTTCTGAAAAAGGCAAACGTTTAAGGATCTCGAAAAATCCGGATGACAGGAAAGAAATTATCAGGCCGAAAGCAAAGCAATCTGTTGAAGCTGCTCCGGCACCTTCGGAAGAGCAATTGCCTCAGAATGATATAAATGAAACACCATCAGTTACTGAAAACCCGGTTGAGGCAAAAAAGGAATTCCAGCCAAAACCCCGCATAATAAAAGAAAAAGCTGAAGCTAAACCTGCTGAAGCTGCACCTGAAACGCCAGTAAAGGCCGAGCCGAAAGCGGAAAGGGCACAGGAGGACAATAAGAAAATCATTATACCTGCCAAAGAGAACAGGAACAAGCCGGAAGCAGCTGGCGAAAATAAGCCAAAAAGGCAGCTTACCGAAGAAGAAAGACAGGCACAGATAGAAAGGGCTAATGCCAATAACCCGAATCATCCGAGCTATAAGGGCAATAAAGACAAACAGCAGCAGCCACAGCAGAATGCCGATGTTGCCACCAACACGCCTCACGTACAAAAAAAGCAAAATTACCGCGAGCCTGATTATGAATTTGAAGGCATCATAGAAAGTGAAGGCGTTCTTGAGATGATGCCTGACGGTTATGGTTTCCTTCGCTCGTCGGATTATAATTATCTTGCATCTCCCGATGATATTTACCTCTCGAACTCGCAGGTAAGGCTATTTGGCCTAAAAACCGGCGATACCGTAAAGGGTGTGGTTCGTCCTCCAAAAGAAGGCGAGAAATACTTCCCTCTTGTAAAAGTAAACAAAATAAACGGCCACGACCCGCAGGTGGTACGCGACAGGGTATCTTTCGAGCACCTTACACCGCTTTTCCCTGAAGAAAAATTCAACCTTGCCGACAGGCAGAGCACTATATCTACAAGGATCATCGACCTGTTCTCCCCAATAGGGAAAGGGCAGAGGGGTATGATTGTGGCACAGCCTAAAACAGGTAAGACCATGCTGCTTAAGGATATCGCTAACTCTATTGCGGCCAACCACCCCGAAGTGTACCTTATCGTATTGCTTATCGACGAAAGGCCGGAAGAGGTTACCGATATGCAGCGCAGCGTTAGGGGAGAAGTTATTGCTTCTACCTTTGATGAGCCTGCCGACCGTCACGTAAAAGTAGCGAACATCGTTCTTGAAAAAGCCAAGCGCCTTGTAGAGTGTGGACACGATGTGGTAATATTGCTTGATTCGATTACGCGCCTTGCAAGGGCTTACAACACGGTACAGCCTGCATCCGGTAAAGTACTGAGCGGCGGTGTAGATGCCAATGCGTTACAGAAACCAAAACGTTTCTTTGGTGCTGCCCGTAATATCGAGGGCGGCGGTTCGCTTAGTATCATTGCTACAGCGCTTACCGATACCGGCTCTAAAATGGATGAGGTGATCTTTGAAGAATTTAAAGGTACAGGCAACATGGAACTCCAATTGGACAGGAAGATTGCCAATAAGCGTATCTTCCCTGCTATTGACCTTACTTCGTCAAGCACACGCCGTGATGACCTGCTTCTTGATGCCAAGACGATACAGCGCATGTGGATCATGAGGAAATACCTTGCCGATATGAACCCTGTGGAAGCGATGGATTTCATCAACGACCGTTTCAAGAAAACCAGGAACAATGAAGAATTCCTTATTTCTATGAATGATGATTAA
- a CDS encoding DUF4293 domain-containing protein: MLQRIQTIYLIIAFIAAGVLPFVFPLWTTKNGEHYYFIKNLAYVALFGLSTTLTVVSILTFKKRKKQFVMGRLNIILNLILLGLFVYQSLNVSGETDPALIVSEKGIGIILPIVSIVFLSLANKAIKKDEDLVKSVDRLR, encoded by the coding sequence ATGTTACAAAGAATACAAACCATATATCTTATTATAGCTTTTATAGCGGCGGGTGTGCTCCCCTTTGTTTTCCCGTTGTGGACAACGAAGAACGGCGAGCATTATTACTTTATTAAGAACCTGGCTTACGTGGCTTTGTTCGGGTTGAGCACCACGCTTACGGTTGTTAGCATACTAACATTTAAAAAAAGGAAAAAACAGTTTGTCATGGGCAGGCTGAACATAATATTAAATTTAATTTTATTAGGGTTATTTGTTTATCAGTCGCTAAATGTATCCGGAGAAACCGATCCTGCGTTGATCGTTTCAGAGAAGGGTATTGGGATCATCCTCCCGATTGTTTCTATCGTTTTTTTAAGCCTTGCCAATAAGGCTATCAAGAAGGATGAAGATCTCGTAAAATCAGTAGACCGATTGCGATAA
- a CDS encoding carboxypeptidase-like regulatory domain-containing protein: MKKLLLALFVAGMSAGCGIDYLGSTKIIFEGRVTNPAGEPLEGIKVSTNISNSETNDEISYDFTDSNGNYRMIFPKAAEKVDIQLFINSDEANTELSQTVISNISFDDVEDYTIDFGTESLYQSQGSVAFHIDIQNNLPRKLQVLGMIAYKRIDYHFEGLPNDPGYGYPTDFFVAPNQVLTLRIMDPEGNIQEVQVPIGEENVTYTL; this comes from the coding sequence ATGAAAAAACTACTACTGGCACTATTCGTTGCCGGAATGTCGGCCGGGTGCGGTATCGATTACCTGGGTTCAACGAAGATCATATTCGAAGGCCGTGTTACCAATCCTGCCGGCGAGCCTTTGGAAGGTATTAAAGTAAGTACCAATATTTCCAACAGTGAAACCAACGACGAGATAAGCTACGACTTTACCGACAGCAACGGAAATTACCGGATGATCTTCCCGAAGGCAGCAGAAAAAGTAGACATTCAACTTTTCATCAATTCTGATGAAGCTAACACAGAACTTTCTCAGACCGTGATAAGCAATATAAGTTTTGATGATGTGGAAGACTACACCATTGATTTCGGCACAGAGTCCCTTTACCAATCCCAGGGTTCTGTTGCGTTTCATATCGACATACAAAATAATCTACCCAGAAAACTTCAGGTATTAGGCATGATTGCATACAAAAGGATAGATTATCATTTTGAAGGCCTGCCTAATGATCCGGGTTATGGTTATCCTACCGACTTTTTTGTTGCTCCCAACCAGGTACTCACCCTGAGGATCATGGATCCCGAAGGAAATATCCAGGAGGTGCAGGTACCCATTGGCGAAGAAAATGTAACCTATACACTGTAA
- a CDS encoding outer membrane beta-barrel protein gives MKRLLLILTLIIGYYSFAQDTLMKPMERPKPELRKEYFKIYRIFPIAIGNNVLAKANDPNGGIGIGVTFYSFEKLHIMGLYEFSSYKVTDPSLAANVENTNLANLGLEALYKIPVAKNLCINPKFLVAYMTVTQRAQGNRYGRQEGFGFSPGFDVDYKIYGAFRVFAGMNYSISFPETHTRDDYRSFFGVLQQLNVQVGIKF, from the coding sequence ATGAAAAGGCTATTATTGATACTTACCTTGATAATAGGTTATTATTCCTTTGCGCAGGACACATTAATGAAACCAATGGAGCGCCCAAAACCGGAGTTACGGAAAGAATATTTTAAAATCTACCGCATATTTCCCATCGCTATCGGGAATAATGTGCTCGCAAAAGCCAATGACCCAAATGGGGGCATCGGGATTGGGGTGACTTTTTACAGTTTTGAAAAGCTGCATATTATGGGGCTTTATGAGTTTTCCAGCTATAAGGTGACCGACCCATCGCTTGCTGCCAATGTGGAAAATACCAACCTTGCCAATCTGGGCCTTGAGGCGCTTTATAAGATACCTGTCGCAAAAAACCTTTGCATTAACCCAAAATTCCTTGTGGCGTATATGACCGTTACGCAACGCGCCCAAGGCAACCGTTATGGCCGTCAGGAAGGATTCGGTTTTTCACCCGGTTTTGATGTGGACTACAAAATTTACGGAGCTTTCCGTGTATTTGCAGGAATGAATTACAGCATATCATTCCCGGAAACCCATACCCGGGACGACTACAGGTCATTCTTCGGGGTGTTGCAGCAACTGAACGTACAGGTCGGAATTAAGTTTTAA
- a CDS encoding metallophosphoesterase family protein — protein sequence MKKILLLSDTHSHIDDTILKYVRMADEVWHAGDIGDLSVTDAIKKEKPLRAVYGNIDSNEARLEFPLNNRFFCEGVDVWITHIGGYPGKYNQAVRSELQANPPKLFICGHSHILKVQFDQKLGLLHMNPGAAGVSGFHQVRTMLRFEIEGDKIQNLEVIEIGKRG from the coding sequence ATGAAAAAGATCCTCCTGCTTTCCGATACCCATAGCCATATCGATGATACCATTTTAAAATATGTACGCATGGCCGATGAGGTGTGGCATGCAGGGGATATCGGCGACCTTTCCGTGACCGATGCAATCAAAAAGGAAAAGCCCTTACGCGCTGTATATGGCAATATTGACAGCAATGAGGCCCGGCTTGAATTTCCACTTAACAACCGCTTTTTCTGCGAAGGCGTTGATGTATGGATAACCCATATCGGCGGCTATCCCGGCAAATACAACCAGGCCGTACGCAGCGAGTTACAGGCTAATCCGCCCAAACTATTCATTTGTGGGCATTCGCATATTCTGAAGGTTCAATTCGACCAAAAGCTGGGTCTCCTCCACATGAATCCCGGTGCGGCGGGAGTAAGCGGTTTCCACCAGGTGCGTACCATGCTGCGCTTTGAAATCGAGGGCGATAAAATACAGAACCTCGAAGTGATAGAGATAGGGAAGAGGGGTTAA
- the truA gene encoding tRNA pseudouridine(38-40) synthase TruA — protein sequence MRYFIEFAYNGKNYCGWQYQPHSPSVQETLNKALSLLLRKQIDVVGAGRTDAGVHARQMFAHFDHEEIANTDILVQKLNSFLPKDIVVYRFIPLHNDAHARFDAIRRTYEYHIHSFKDAFDHEGSWYHFHHLDVDRMNEAAQVLFDYIDFKCFSKTHTDVKTFNCRIMEAKWEQQGTKLVFTVSADRFLRNMVRAIVGTLVNVGLGKISTDDFRKIIESRDRNLAGFSVPAHGLYLTRVIYPYL from the coding sequence ATGAGATATTTTATAGAGTTCGCTTACAATGGGAAAAACTACTGCGGATGGCAGTACCAGCCGCATAGCCCATCGGTACAGGAAACACTCAATAAGGCGCTCTCCCTCCTACTTAGAAAACAAATTGATGTGGTTGGCGCAGGCCGCACCGATGCCGGCGTGCATGCCCGGCAGATGTTTGCCCACTTTGACCATGAGGAAATTGCAAATACTGATATCCTTGTACAAAAACTGAATTCGTTCCTGCCAAAGGACATTGTGGTATACCGCTTTATCCCGCTGCACAATGATGCCCACGCCCGCTTTGATGCCATTAGGCGTACCTACGAGTACCACATCCACAGCTTTAAGGATGCTTTTGACCATGAAGGAAGCTGGTACCACTTCCATCACCTGGATGTTGACAGGATGAATGAAGCCGCGCAGGTTTTGTTTGACTATATTGATTTCAAGTGCTTTTCGAAAACGCATACCGATGTGAAGACCTTCAACTGTAGGATCATGGAAGCGAAGTGGGAACAGCAAGGAACCAAACTGGTATTTACCGTTAGCGCCGACCGCTTTTTGCGCAATATGGTACGCGCTATTGTGGGAACGCTTGTCAATGTAGGATTGGGAAAAATAAGCACAGACGATTTCAGGAAAATAATAGAAAGCCGCGACCGCAACCTTGCTGGATTCTCGGTCCCGGCACACGGATTGTACCTCACGAGGGTAATTTATCCGTACCTTTAA
- the lpdA gene encoding dihydrolipoyl dehydrogenase → MKYDIIVLGSGPGGYVTAIRASQLGFKTAIVEKESLGGICLNWGCIPTKALLKSAQVFDYLKHASDYGLTVKEFDKDFGAVIARSRGVADGMSKGIQFLMKKNKIDVIEGTGKVKPGKKMDVTDKDGKVTEYSADHIIIATGARSRELPNLPQDGKKVIGYRQAMVLPEQPKSMIVVGSGAIGVEFAHFYNSMGTQVTIVEFMPNIVPVEDEDISKQFERSLKKAGINIMTNSSVEKVDTSGNGVKATVKTVKGEEILEADILLSAVGIKSNIENIGLEEVGIATDRDKVLVNPYYQTNIPGYYAIGDIVPGQALAHVASAEGILCVEKIAGLHVEPLDYGNIPGCTYATPEIASVGLTEKQAKEKGYELKIGKFPFTASGKAKAAGTPDGFVKVIFDAKYGEWLGCHMIGAGVTDMIAEAVVARKLETTGHEIIKSVHPHPTMSEAIMEATAAAYDEVIHI, encoded by the coding sequence ATGAAATACGATATCATTGTTTTAGGCAGCGGCCCGGGCGGTTATGTAACTGCCATAAGGGCTTCGCAATTAGGATTTAAGACTGCAATTGTAGAAAAAGAAAGCCTTGGCGGCATCTGCCTTAACTGGGGCTGTATCCCTACCAAAGCGCTCCTGAAAAGCGCGCAGGTTTTTGATTACCTGAAACATGCTTCTGACTACGGGCTTACCGTAAAGGAATTCGATAAGGATTTTGGTGCCGTTATTGCACGCAGCCGCGGTGTTGCCGATGGCATGAGCAAAGGCATCCAGTTCCTTATGAAAAAGAACAAAATCGACGTTATTGAAGGCACCGGAAAAGTGAAGCCGGGCAAGAAAATGGACGTTACCGATAAAGACGGCAAAGTGACCGAATACAGTGCCGACCATATCATCATCGCTACGGGCGCACGCTCGCGCGAATTGCCAAACCTTCCGCAGGATGGCAAAAAAGTGATCGGCTACCGTCAGGCTATGGTGTTGCCGGAGCAGCCAAAGTCTATGATCGTTGTAGGCTCGGGCGCGATAGGCGTTGAGTTTGCACACTTCTATAACTCTATGGGAACTCAGGTGACTATAGTTGAGTTCATGCCGAACATCGTTCCTGTTGAAGATGAGGATATCTCAAAACAATTTGAGCGTTCGCTGAAAAAAGCGGGCATCAACATCATGACCAATTCTTCTGTTGAGAAAGTGGATACTTCGGGTAATGGCGTAAAAGCTACCGTAAAGACTGTCAAAGGCGAAGAGATCCTTGAAGCGGATATCCTTCTTTCTGCTGTGGGCATCAAATCGAACATAGAGAACATTGGCCTTGAGGAAGTAGGCATCGCTACCGACAGGGATAAAGTATTGGTAAACCCGTACTACCAGACAAACATACCGGGGTATTATGCTATCGGCGATATCGTTCCGGGACAGGCTTTGGCACACGTTGCCTCTGCCGAAGGTATCCTTTGCGTAGAGAAGATTGCAGGCCTGCACGTTGAGCCGCTTGATTATGGCAACATTCCGGGCTGTACGTATGCTACCCCCGAGATCGCTTCTGTTGGCCTTACTGAAAAACAGGCTAAAGAGAAAGGCTATGAGCTAAAGATCGGTAAGTTCCCGTTCACCGCATCCGGAAAAGCGAAAGCTGCGGGTACTCCTGACGGTTTTGTAAAAGTGATATTCGATGCCAAGTACGGCGAATGGCTGGGCTGCCACATGATCGGCGCCGGCGTTACCGATATGATCGCTGAAGCTGTTGTAGCAAGGAAACTGGAGACTACCGGCCATGAGATCATCAAGTCGGTACACCCACACCCTACCATGAGCGAGGCGATAATGGAGGCTACCGCTGCTGCTTATGATGAGGTGATTCACATATAG
- a CDS encoding nuclear transport factor 2 family protein — translation MKNTFSILALILMAFITGCGKKEAEKTAVETTKEMPSDKETAKKEVIALMDTFHNALKSKNGAGFKNLLDKDGLYCGTDPTEIYNRDTYAENMAEALNDPTLGTIAYTVDTREIRVDETATAATIMEQYKIALFSPEIPWRLVSHAVKKDGTWIIDFLSFTLVPTNAQQDKMNKAVL, via the coding sequence ATGAAAAACACCTTTTCAATTTTGGCGCTAATCCTGATGGCTTTTATAACGGGATGCGGAAAAAAAGAAGCCGAAAAAACAGCAGTTGAAACGACCAAAGAAATGCCATCGGATAAAGAGACTGCAAAAAAAGAAGTCATTGCATTGATGGATACGTTTCATAACGCGCTTAAAAGCAAAAATGGAGCCGGCTTCAAAAACCTGCTGGACAAAGATGGCCTGTATTGCGGCACCGACCCCACTGAAATTTATAACCGCGATACGTATGCCGAAAATATGGCAGAGGCCCTGAACGACCCCACGCTTGGCACTATAGCCTATACTGTGGATACCCGCGAGATAAGGGTTGACGAAACCGCTACTGCAGCGACGATAATGGAACAATATAAGATCGCCCTTTTCAGCCCGGAGATCCCGTGGAGGCTGGTAAGCCATGCCGTTAAAAAAGACGGCACCTGGATCATCGACTTCTTAAGCTTTACGCTGGTGCCTACCAATGCCCAACAGGACAAAATGAACAAGGCCGTTTTATAA
- a CDS encoding porin family protein, protein MKKIIFSLLAMAGIYTANAQSKGNVEFGLNTGLNFSTSTSSDYGTMDTNYSYNFAGSAEYYFSESWGIKAKLTYDRKGWDNDLIDDDRGRTYTTDINADYLTIPVMASWHFGRTNNWYLNFGVM, encoded by the coding sequence ATGAAAAAAATTATTTTCAGCCTGCTGGCTATGGCAGGAATTTACACGGCAAATGCCCAGTCTAAAGGGAATGTAGAATTCGGGCTTAATACAGGCCTTAATTTCAGTACGTCCACTTCGAGCGATTATGGTACAATGGATACCAACTACAGCTATAACTTTGCCGGCTCTGCAGAATATTATTTCTCCGAAAGCTGGGGTATAAAGGCAAAGCTGACCTATGACAGAAAAGGGTGGGATAACGACCTTATCGATGATGACCGCGGGCGTACCTACACCACAGATATCAATGCGGACTACCTGACGATACCGGTAATGGCCAGTTGGCATTTTGGGCGTACCAATAACTGGTACCTGAATTTTGGGGTTATGTAG
- a CDS encoding cysteine desulfurase family protein, with product MKKVYLDNASTTAIHPEVIQEMTHVMAENYGNPSSTHAIGRSAKVVLETSRKAIASLINAEAREIIFTSGGTEANNWIIRSAVKDLKVQRIISSRTEHHSVLNTVEAISAEYGVAVDYVRLLPSGAADLTHLVDLLSDNMPTLVSLMHVNNETGAILGIARAGRICRQAGALFHTDAVQSVGKERFDMQDLPVDFLVASAHKFHGPKGVGFAFVRKNTALRPMLYGGEQEKGQRAGTEAVHQVAGMAKAMQLSYGTLEKDRAHITSLKNYLVEQLAIHQPGFKINGHTNGDGTGLFYNIINVLLPMGEDKTSMILFHLDMKGIAVSRGSACQSGSIKPSHVLKELLPADEIGKPSLRISFSHYNDREDIDLLIEALKSV from the coding sequence ATGAAAAAAGTTTACCTTGACAATGCGTCCACTACAGCCATTCACCCCGAAGTGATTCAGGAGATGACGCACGTGATGGCCGAAAATTACGGCAATCCTTCTTCAACTCATGCTATCGGCCGAAGCGCTAAGGTGGTGCTGGAAACCTCCCGCAAGGCCATCGCATCCCTGATTAACGCCGAAGCCCGCGAGATCATTTTCACATCGGGTGGCACAGAGGCTAATAACTGGATCATAAGAAGTGCGGTAAAAGACCTGAAAGTGCAGCGGATCATCAGCAGCCGTACCGAGCACCACTCCGTTTTGAATACCGTTGAAGCCATAAGCGCAGAATATGGTGTTGCTGTAGATTATGTAAGATTGCTTCCCAGTGGCGCAGCCGACCTTACCCATCTTGTTGATTTGCTGTCGGATAATATGCCTACACTGGTGAGCCTTATGCATGTGAATAATGAAACGGGCGCTATCCTTGGTATTGCCAGGGCGGGACGTATCTGCAGGCAGGCAGGAGCGTTATTCCATACCGATGCTGTACAGTCCGTTGGTAAAGAAAGGTTCGATATGCAGGACCTTCCGGTGGATTTTTTAGTAGCAAGTGCGCACAAATTCCACGGGCCAAAAGGAGTGGGGTTTGCATTTGTCAGGAAAAATACCGCGCTTCGCCCAATGCTGTACGGCGGGGAACAGGAAAAGGGGCAAAGGGCAGGCACCGAAGCCGTCCACCAGGTGGCCGGAATGGCAAAGGCGATGCAGCTGTCCTACGGCACCCTTGAAAAAGACAGGGCGCATATCACATCCCTGAAAAATTACCTTGTTGAACAACTGGCTATACATCAGCCCGGTTTTAAAATAAACGGGCATACAAATGGCGATGGTACCGGATTGTTTTACAATATTATTAATGTCCTCCTGCCAATGGGCGAAGACAAAACCTCGATGATACTCTTCCATCTTGATATGAAAGGTATTGCCGTTTCTCGTGGCAGCGCATGCCAGTCGGGGAGCATAAAGCCCTCGCATGTACTTAAGGAGTTATTGCCTGCCGACGAAATAGGAAAACCGTCGTTGCGTATTTCTTTCAGCCACTACAATGACAGGGAAGATATCGACCTCCTTATAGAGGCACTGAAATCAGTCTGA
- a CDS encoding Smr/MutS family protein, which yields MGRFKAGDEVAVLDDSFSGRVKGIKGTTVIIETTEGFELQFEENELVKLHNTNYMKSFVSSQSISSVLREKELPKKRSFVKEKKSKKDGFVLEVDLHIEKLVPNKKGMSNYDILTLQTETAKRQIEFAIRNRMPKVVLIHGVGEGVLKAELDFLLGRYDGISFQDADYQKYGLGATEVYIKQNPGR from the coding sequence ATGGGACGGTTTAAGGCAGGTGATGAAGTAGCGGTGCTTGATGATTCCTTTAGCGGTCGCGTAAAGGGGATCAAAGGAACTACGGTCATAATTGAGACTACCGAAGGCTTTGAACTGCAATTTGAAGAAAATGAGCTGGTGAAGCTGCACAATACAAACTATATGAAATCTTTTGTTTCTTCGCAGTCCATAAGCTCGGTGCTTAGAGAAAAAGAGCTCCCAAAGAAGAGGAGTTTCGTAAAGGAAAAAAAATCAAAAAAGGATGGCTTTGTACTGGAAGTCGACCTGCATATAGAAAAGCTCGTGCCTAACAAAAAGGGCATGTCTAATTACGACATACTCACACTACAGACTGAGACCGCCAAACGCCAGATAGAATTTGCCATACGGAACAGGATGCCGAAGGTGGTCCTTATCCACGGGGTAGGGGAGGGCGTACTTAAAGCCGAGCTCGATTTCCTGTTAGGCAGGTATGACGGTATTAGTTTTCAGGATGCCGATTACCAAAAATACGGACTTGGAGCTACCGAGGTCTACATTAAGCAAAACCCCGGCAGGTAA